GGACCGCACCGGCGACATCCGCGTGGACCGCTTCCGCGTCTCGGCGGACCGCGCGCGGGCCGACGCGGCGACGGCGCGCAACATCATCACCATCGCGCACCGCGACGCGTCCAACCACAACGGCGGGCTGGTGGCGTTCGGGCCGGACGGGCGGCTGTACCTGGCCACGGGCGACGGGGGCGGCGGCGGCGACCCGCAGCGGAACGGCCAGAACCCCGCGTCGCTGCTGGGCAAGATGCTGCGGCTGGACGTGGACGGCGCCGAGCCGTACGCCATCCCCGCCGGCAACGCCTTCGCGGGCGGCGGCGGGCGGCCCGAGATCTGGGCGATCGGCCTGCGCAACCCGTGGCGCTTCGCCTGGGACCGCGAGGCGGGGACGCTTTTCGTGGCGGACGTTGGCCAGAGCGCGTGGGAGGAGGTGGACGTCGTCCCCGCCAACGCGGCCGGGCTCAACTACGGGTGGAACGTGATGGAAGGGGCGCACTGCTACCCCAACGGCTCCACCTGCGACGCCGCCGGCAAGACGCTCCCGGTGCTGGAGTACGGCCACGGCGACGGCTGCTCGATCACCGGCGGCTACGTGTACCGCGGAAGCGCGATGCCCGCACTGCGGGGTACCTACTTCTATTCGGACTTCTGCGGCGGCTGGCTGCGCAGCTTCCGCATGGCGAACGGCGCGGTCACCGACCGGCGCGATTGGGCGGTGGGGAGCATCGGCAACGTCCCCTCCTTCGGCGAGGACGCGCAGGGCGAGCTGTACCTGCTGCTGGCCGGCGGTCGCGTCCTGCGCATCGTCCCGGCCTCGTGACGGTGCGCCTCCGCGAGATCCTGGAGACCAGCCTCTACGCCGACGACCTGGAGGCGGCGGAGCGCTTCTACGCGGACGTGCTGGGGCTGGAGACGATCTCGTGCGTCCCAGGCCGCCACGTCTTCTTCCGCTGCGGCGACCGCGTCTTCCTGGTCTTCAACCCCGCGCGGACGCTGGAAGGCGGCAGGATTCCGCCGCACGGCGCGAGCGGGCCGGGGCACGCCGCCTTCGCCGTGGCCGATGCGGAGCTCGTGGAGTGGCGCGCCCGCCTGGCGGCGCACGGCGTGGAGGTGGAGATGGAGGTCGACTGGCCGGGCGGCGGGCGTTCGCTCTACTTCCGCGACCCGGCGGGGAACAGCCTGGAGCTGGGCACGCCCGCCATCTGGGGCATTCCGGAGGAGCGCATCTTCCGCGACTGAATCCTGGCCGCCGCTCGTTCCGTTCTGCACTCAGCTTTCAACGACAACCCTCGAACCCGGAGCACCTGCAATGCGGCAGCACATCGACACCGTCGCCTGGATCCACATCGCGTTCGGCGGCCTGGGAGTGCTGGCGGCGCTGGCCGTGGGAGGGTTCGTGGGCGGTCTGGGGCTCTTTGCGGACGACGCGCAGACGGCCGGAATCCTGGCGCTGGTGGCGGGGTTCATCGCGGTGGTGATGGGGCTCCTCTCGGTCCCGTCGCTGGTGGGCGGATGGGGCCTGCTCAAGCGCCGGCCGTGGGCGCGGATGCTGGTGCTGATCTCCTCCTTCCTGCACCTCCTGAACATCCCGGTCGGCACCCTCGTGGGCGCGTACAGCATCTGGGTCCTGATGAACGACGAGAGCCGCCACATCCTCTCCGGCGGTGACCCCTACCCACCGCTGCCCCGGTAACGGCCGCAGGCGCTCGCGGCCGCGCCATCGTCGACGCACACGCAAATGCAAACCGCCCCGGCCCGAGATCTCTCAGGCCGGGGCGATTCGTGTGGGGACCACAAGGAGCGCGAACATGCCGTTTGCGCCACGCCTAAGACATGCTTGTTCCCGGTGTGGCGTACCCTGAGCGCAGCAACACTTAAACCTAAGCAAACCATGCAGTTGAGCCACGCCGGAAAGATGACATTTACGATGTCACTTGACGTGGCACCGGGCGGCCGCCACCATTGGATCGTGTACGCATTCCAACAGACGATCGGTAACCATGATGGCGCCTACCG
The Longimicrobium sp. DNA segment above includes these coding regions:
- a CDS encoding PQQ-dependent sugar dehydrogenase, with product MLRASALLLLALAACTGDDPIDPPPAVEALRLQEVASGLASPVFLTSPADDARLFVVEQAGRIRIVENGAVLATPFLDIADRVGSGGERGMLSMAFHPRYAQNGFFYVYYTDRTGDIRVDRFRVSADRARADAATARNIITIAHRDASNHNGGLVAFGPDGRLYLATGDGGGGGDPQRNGQNPASLLGKMLRLDVDGAEPYAIPAGNAFAGGGGRPEIWAIGLRNPWRFAWDREAGTLFVADVGQSAWEEVDVVPANAAGLNYGWNVMEGAHCYPNGSTCDAAGKTLPVLEYGHGDGCSITGGYVYRGSAMPALRGTYFYSDFCGGWLRSFRMANGAVTDRRDWAVGSIGNVPSFGEDAQGELYLLLAGGRVLRIVPAS
- a CDS encoding VOC family protein; this encodes MTVRLREILETSLYADDLEAAERFYADVLGLETISCVPGRHVFFRCGDRVFLVFNPARTLEGGRIPPHGASGPGHAAFAVADAELVEWRARLAAHGVEVEMEVDWPGGGRSLYFRDPAGNSLELGTPAIWGIPEERIFRD